The DNA sequence GCTATCATCAAGCTGCTCCATACCTGCGGGGAAGCGCACAAACAGGTTGCGGTTGGCGACGGTCCGGTGGACGCGATCTTCACGGCGATTAACGAAATTGTCGGGAAAAGACCGGAGCTGGAACTCTACGAAATAGGCGCCATCACCGGCGGGTCCACATCCCAGGGGGAGACCATGGTGAAGATTGCCTGGGAAGGCCGGCATTGGAACGGCCGCGGGGTTTCCACCGACGTGCTTGAATCTTCGATAAAGGCCTACCTTTCGGCGATCAACGCCATGGAGTGGGACCTTGCCGCAGGTGCGGTAAAAAGCCCCCTGCGGGAGCCCCTGCAGGAAGGCGGAGTGTAAACAGCAAATTGAACAGCGGTAAGAAAAGCAACAGTGTTGAAATCCTCGATACTACCCTCAGGGACGGAGCCCAGGGCGAAGGGATTAGCTTTTCTGTGCAGGATAAACTTGCGGTTGTCCGGGCCCTGGATGAACTGGGGGTAGCCTGGATTGAAGCGGGGAACCCCGGCAGTAATCCTAAGGATATGGAATTTTTTCGTCTCGCCGGGGAACTGCGCCTTAAAAATTCAAAGCTCTGTGCCTTCGGTTCCACCCGGAAGAAGGATCTTAAACCGGAGGCGGATCCCCAGGTAAAAAGCCTCCTCACCGCCAATACCCCCGCGGTGGTTATCTTTGGCAAAAGCTGGGACCTCCACGTTCGGGAGGTGCTCCGGGTCAGCCCGGAAGAAAATATTGCCATGATTGCCGAGACCGCCGCCTTTTTAAAGGCCTGGGGTAAGACGCTCATCTACGATGCGGAACACTTCTTCGACGGGTGGCTCGCTAATCCGGACTACGCCCTCGCCACGGTAAAGGCGGCCATTGACGCCGGGGCGGATCGTATCGCCCTGTGTGACACCAACGGCGGCTGCTTTCCCGACACTATTGCTGAGGGTCTTAGGGCGGTACTGGCCTTGGCCGCTGCTGCGGGTAGTGAAGCCCTCATTGGCATCCACGCCCATGACGATTCGGGTTTTGCCAACGCCAATACGGCGGCGGCGGTAAAGGCCGGCGCCCGGCATATCCAGGGAACCCTGGTGGGTTTTGGAGAACGCTGCGGGAACACGAGCCTTGCGGCGGTGATCCCCAGCATTGAGATTAAGCTTGGCTATCCCTGCCTTCCCGCGGGAAAACTGGAACTGCTCTGCGATACGACCAGGGCGGTGGCGGAGATCGCCAATGTTTCGGTGCCCGACAATCTGCCCTACGTCGGCGCCCATGCCTTTTCCCATAAGGCGGGGATGCACGCCGATGCTATCATCAAGATCCGTGAGTCCTTTGAGCATATCGATCCCGCCCTGGTGGGGAACGACCGTCATTTCCTTATGAGCGAAGTCGGGGGCCGGTCTGCCATCGCCGAGCGTGCAAAAAAGATAGATCCTTCTATTACAAAGGATCATCCGGTAACCGCAGCGCTTGCGAATAAGCTGAAAAAACTGGAAGCCGAGGGCTGGCAGTTTGAAGGGGCCGATGGCAGCTTTGAACTTCTGGTACGCAGGGAACTTGTAGCCCAGTTTCCCGAGCGGCACGCAACATTGCTGCCCGAACCTCTTTTCAGTATCGAAGCCTATAGGGTGGTGAGCGAACACCCCACCGGGGAGACCCTGGCCTGTTCCCACGCCTGGGTCAAGGTTCTGGTGGACGGCCAGCACGAAATTGCCGCCGCCGAAGGGGACGGGCCGGTGAACGCCATGGACGGCGCCCTGCGCCGCGCCTTAACCCGGTTCTACCCGGAGCTGGAAAAGGTGCGCCTTTCGGACTACAAGGTCCGGGTTATCGACGGCATTGAGGCTACCGCAGCAAAGGTGCGGGTTCTCATCGAATCCACCGACGGGGTCAACGTTTGGACCACCGTGGGGGTTTCTGCGGATATTATCGACGCCAGCCGCGCGGCATTGGTGGATTCTATAGAATACAAATTGATTGGGGATATGGAAAAGGAGAATAATGATGAGTAACTATTCGATAGCATTGGTACCCGGCGATGGAATAGGGCCGGAAGTGGTTTCCCTGGCCGTGGATGTTCTGGATGCGGTGGGGGATGCGTATGGCCATGTGTTTAACTATGTTGAACTCATTGCGGGCGGTAAGGCTATTGACGCCACCGGCGAACCCCTGCCGGCGGAAACCCTGGAAGCTGCCAAGCAGTGTGACGCCCTGCTCCTGGGGGCGGTGGGCGGGCCTAAGTGGGATACCCTGCCTGGCCATCTGCGGCCGGAGCGCGCCCTCCTGGGTCTGCGTTCAGGCCTGGGGGTCTACGCTAATCTCAGACCCGCGGCGCTCCTCCCCCAGCTCAGGCTTGCATGCCCCCTCAAGGATGAGGTACTTATCGCCAGTAACAGTGAGGGCAGGCCGGATTTCGATCTTCTTATCGTCCGGGAACTGACCGGGGGTCTCTACTTCGGCGAACGGGGCCGGAGCGCCGACGGTAACTCCGCCTTTGATACGGAAACCTATTCCAAAACCGAAATTGAACGGGTTCTTCGCGTAGGCTATTCCGCAGCAAAACTGCGCCGTAAGAAACTCTGCGTGGTAGACAAGGCCAATGTCCTGGAATCCTCCCGGCTGTGGCGGGAAATAAGCATAGAGATTGCCAAGGAATACCCTGATATCGAAACGAGCTACCTTTATGTGGATAACTGCGCCATGCAGCTGATCCGCGCCCCCGGTCAGTTTGACGTGATCGTCACCTCGAACCTCTTTGGGGATATACTTTCCGACGAAGCTTCGGTGCTTACCGGCTCCATCGGTATGCTTGCCTCGGCGAGCCTTGCCGGTGCCGGGGGCGTTCCGGGCGGAGAACCGGTGATGGGGATCTACGAGCCCATCCACGGTTCCGCTCCGGATATTGCCGGCAAGGATATCGCCAATCCCCTGGCGGCAATTCTCTCCGCAGCAATGCTGCTCCGTTATTCCTTCGGCCTGGAAAAGGAGGCCGCCGCTGTGGAGGCCGCGGTCAGCGCCGTGCTGGATTCCGGGCTGCGTACCAAGGATATTGCCGGCCGAAGCGGGACAGCGGATAAGGAAAAGATAGTTGGCACCCTGGAAATGGGGAAAGCGGTACTGAAGGCCCTGGAGGGAAAGCAATGAGGAGAGAGCCATGAAAAAAATACTTGCCCTGACTGCGGTCTGCTGTCTGTTTGCCGGTGTCTTGGCCGCCGAACCGATGCGGGACCGGGATTACAATGGGGGTCCGATCCCGGTGGAGGATGCCGAAACAGGATCCTATTACGTATCGGTCCGGGGAAGCGATGACCAGGATGGGTTGGGGGAAGACCGGGCGTTTAAGACTCTGCGAAAAGCCGTAGACGCTGCCAAGAACAGTAATACTAAACGCATAACCATTATTGGTATTCTGGATGACAAGAGTGAGGCCGCCGGAAACGGGGAAAGCGTTTTTGCCATCGGCGATTGCGGGCCGGATGAAATCCTTATCACCGGTACCGGAGATGGCGAGCAGGCAGCGGAACTGCGGGGAGGCAAGGAGAAAAGGGTTCTGGAAATTTATGGCCCCGCAAAATTACGTTTTGAGTATATTACCGTTTCCGGGGGAAATACGGATTCTATCGGGGGCGGCATCTTTTTTGAGAACAGCGCGGAACTGACCCTGGGAACCGGTGTTGTGGTGCGGGACAACCATGCTTCCGAAGGCGGCGGCCTTTATGGGCTTACGGCGAATCTGTACCTGCGCGGCAACGCGGCCATTCGCAATAATACGGTCAGCACCGATGAAGCCGGGGGGATTCTGCTGCGCTCGGGCAGCTTCTTTATGGGGGATAACGCAGAGGTAAGCGGCAACACCGGCGGCGGGATCGTTGCTTGGGGAAGCTCTGTAACCATTGAGGGGGATGCCCGTATCAGCAATAATAGCTGCGAATATATAGCCGCCGGGCTCTGTCTGTATATAAGTTCGGATGTCATTTTACGGGGAAATGCCGCGGTGACCGGAAATACGGCCGGTCAATCAGGGGGCGGCATAGGCGGTATCCAGTCGGTATTCGTCATGCTTGAAAATTCACGGATAAGTAATAATACTGCGGTTCATGATGGCGGCGGATTATATTTTGTTGACTCGGAAATTTATGTTTCCGGTAATGCGGAGATCACCGGGAACAGCGCGGAAAACGACGGCGGGGGAATCTACGCCCACGACTCGGTCCTGGCGGTACGGGGCGCTTCGCGGATCGCTGAAAACAGCGCCGGTGATGACGGCGGCGGGATATATATTACCGGTACGGAGTTTTTCCTGGGAGAAAGCGCCTCAATTGAGGATAATGAAGCGGCCTGCGGCGGTGGAGTATGTTCCGAATTGGGCGCTTACAGTACCATGGAGGATAACTCGGTAGTACAGGGCAATAGTTCTTCGGAACAGGGCGGCGGCGGCCTGTGCGTGGGTATCAATGCGTTCATGATCATGAAGGGCGGCATTGTACGGAACAACGAAGCTGTTTACGGCGGCGGCGTCTATATAGAGGGAGGCGGATTCAAACATTCCGGGGGTATCATCTCCGATAATAATGCTGAGTCCGGCGGCGGCGTATTCCGGAGAAGCGGCGTTTTTAACCAAACTAAGGGAATACTTCAGGATAATGCTCCGGATGATTTTGCGGAATCTTCCGAATAAGTACAAGGATATTAATATGCGCAGTGATATTGTTAACAAGGGTGTGGCTAAGGCTCCCCATCGGTCTCTGTTTAAAGCCATGGGCTTTATAGATGAAGAATTTAACCGGCCATTGATCGGCATTGCGGTTGCCAAGAGCGAAATTGTTCCGGGACATATGCACCTGGATACCATAGCCAAGGCCGCTGCCGACGGAGTGCGGGAAGCCGGCGGTGTTCCCGTACAGTTCCCCGTGATCGGTGTCTGCGACGGTATCGCCATGGGCCACGAAGGTATGCGTTATTCCCTGGTAACCCGGGAACTTATCGCCGATTCCATCGAATGTATGGTCATGGCCCACGGCTTTGACGCGGTGATTTACATCCCAAACTGCGACAAGATCGTTCCGGGTATGCTCATGGCTGCCGCCCGGATCAATCTACCCGGGGTCTTTGTTTCCGGGGGCCCCATGCTGGCGGGAAAGAAGGACGGCAAGACCCTTACCCTTACTACCATGTTCGAGGCGGTAGGGGCCGTAGGCGCGGGCAAGATGGATGAGGCGGAACTCTACGCCCTGGAAGAGGCAGCCTGTCCGGGCTGTGGTTCCTGTTCGGGGATGTTCACCGCCAACTCTATGAACTGCGTTACTGAAGCCCTGGGAATGGCCCTGTCCGGTAACGGCACTATCCCTGCGGTGATGGGTGAACGGCTCCGGCTTGCCAAGCGGACCGGCTTTCTGGTAATGGATGTATTGAAGAAGGATATCAGACCGCGGTCGATAATGACCGAACGGGCCTTCATGAACGCCCTTGCCATGGACATGGCCCTGGGCTGTTCCACCAATACCGCCCTGCACCTTCCCGCCATAGCCCATGAAGCGGGGTTTAAGCTGGACCTGGATCTCCTCAATAAAGTGAGCGCTGTTACGCCAAACCTCTGCAGGCTTGCCCCTGCGGGTTCCGATGCCATGGAGGATCTTCAGGCAGCCGGGGGCATTCCGGCGGTATTTAAGGAGCTGAGTAAAAAAGCCCTGGTAGATCTCAGGGCCCCAACGGTCTACGGCATTCTGGAAGACGTGGTGAAAAATGCAGTGAACAGGGATACTAATATTATCCGGCCCCTGGAAAATCCCTATTCCGCCACCGGCGGCCTTGCCGCGCTGCGCGGAAACCTTGCCCCCGATGGATCGGTGGTAAAGCGCAGCGCCGTTGCCCCGTCAATGCTCAAACATTCAGGCCCTGCCAGGATCTTCAACGCCGAAGAAGAGGCCTTTGACGCCATTATGGGGGCAAAGATAAAACCCGGGGACGTGATCGTCATCCGGTACGAAGGGCCCCGGGGCGGTCCGGGGATGAAGGAGATGCTCGCCCCCACAGGCGCCCTGGCCGGCATGGGCCTGGACGACAAGGTGGCGCTCATCACCGACGGCCGTTTTTCCGGAGCTACCAAGGGCGCTGCCATAGGCCACGTTTCCCCGGAGGCCGCCGACGGCGGAGTTATCGGCCTTTTGCAGGAGGGAGACATTATCGATATAGACATAGATGCCCGCAGTATTAGTGTAAAGCTCAGCGAAGGCGAACTTGCCAAACGGCGGGAGGTATGGAAACCCCTGCCCCCAAAGGTACAAACCGGCTATCTGGCCCGCTACGCTAAACAGGTGAGTTCCGCCGCATCAGGCGCGGTGTTTAAGTAGGAGTTACAGCATGCAGTATATTGGAGCGAGGATCCTTATCGAGGCCCTGATTGAACAGGGTGTGGATACGGTGTTTGGATATCCCGGCGGAGCGGTTCTGTTTATCTACGATGAATTGTACAAACACCGGGACCGGATACAACATATCCTGGTAGGCCATGAACAGCATGCCGCCCACGCGGCGGACGGATATGCCCGGTCCAGCGGAAAAGTCGGGGTATGTATCGCCACCTCCGGCCCCGGCGCAACGAACCTGGTAACCGGTATTGCCACCGCCGCTATGGACTCGGTACCCATGGTGGCGATCACCGGGAATGTGTCCACCAATCTGCTTGGCAAGGACAGCTTTCAGGAAGTGGATATCGCCGGGATAACCATGCCCGTGGTTAAACACAATTGGATAGTAAAGGATGTAAACGCCCTGGCAGAAACGGTGCGGGAAGCTTTTATCGTAGCACAGTCCGGAAGGCCGGGCCCGGTGCTTATCGACATCCCCAAGGATATTACCGCTGCGCTGGGGGAATGGATTCCCCTGAGATCCAACGGGAAGGGGCCGATAAAAAACATCGAGTCCATTTCTGCGGATAAGCTGGCGGCCGGTATCATTCCTGAAGGGGCAGACCCTTCGGAGATACGCGGGGAAGATGAGGTCCTGAGCGCCCGGGCCCGCCGGCTGGTAACCAGAAACCGGCGTCCCACTTTTACTGATGAAGATATCGATCGAGCAGTATCGCTGTTCCGGGAAGCCAAGCGGCCGATGATCTACGCCGGAGGCGGGGTGATAATCTCCGATGCTTCCGGGGAACTCACCCAGCTTGCGGAGCGGCTTAATGCTCCGGTGGCCTTAAGCCTCATGGGGGTAGGGGCCTTCCCCAGGGAGCACCGGCTCTATACGGGGCTCATCGGTATGCATGGAACCGTAGCCTCCAACAAGGCGGTGCAGAAGGCGGATCTCCTTATCGCTGTGGGGGCCCGCTTTTCCGACCGGGTTACCAGCAGTGCGGATCATTTCGCCAAGGGTGCAAAGATTCTCCATTTTGATATCGATCCGGCCGAGGTAAACAAAAATGTCGGGGCCCATGCATGGGTTGTGGGGGACATAAAAAAAATAATAGCAAAACTGTTGAAGGTTCTTCCTCAGCATATAAAAACCGATTGGGAAGGGAATATAGAAAAGTGGAAGGAAAAAATTCCAAAGGCCCATCATAGCAGCAGCAGTATCCTTCACCCCCGGTTCATCATTGAGGAAACCGCCAAACGTCTGGGCTACGATGCCATTGTTGCCACCGACGTGGGGCAGCACCAGATTTGGACAGCCCAGTTCTATCCATTTACCCGGCCCCGATCCTTTCTTACATCAGGCGGGCTTGGAACCATGGGCTTCGGACTGGGGGCCGCCATTGGCGCAAAGCTTGCCAACCCTAAGCGGCCCACGGTGCTGTTCACCGGAGACGGTTCCTTCAGGATGAATTGCGGAGAGCTGGCAACCCTCAGCAGTTATCAAATTCCCATACTCATTGTTATCATTAATAACACGGTGCTTGGCATGGTCCGGCAGTGGCAGACTCTTTTTTACGAGGAACGGTATTCCGAGACTATCCTGGACAGACCGCCGGATTTTGTAAAACTTGCGGATGCCTACGGGCTTAGGGGTTACCACGCGGAAAACGAGAGGACCTTTATTGAAGCCCTTGATTTTGCTATGAAGGATCTTAGTTCCGGGCTTAGCGCCCTGATAGATGCCCGTATTAATAGGGATGAAAAGGTTCTCCCCATGGTACCCGGCGGCAGGCCCATTGATGAGCAGATTTTGATATGAGATCTACACAAAGGATCGGATGTCTCCTATGCTTCATACTGATACTGTTCCCGGGCTGCTCCAAGCCTGTTCCGTCCCAGTCCGAATTTATATTAGGTACGGTCTGTTCAGTCAGCCTCTATGACCGCGGCAGGCAAAGTGTGTACCGGGAAATATTTGACCGCCTGCGGGAAATAGAAAGCATGATGAGCGCCAATATAGAGAATTCTGATCTGGGGCGGATTAACCGCGCCTCCGGTATTGAAGCTGTGGCGGTACATTCGGACACCATTACGGTACTCAAACGTGCTGTGCACTTTGCGGAACTATCGGATGGCGCCTTTGATCCCAGTATAGGTCCTTTAGTAAAGCTGTGGGGTATTGGTTCTGACGCCGAGCGGGTTCCTGCGGAACATGAAATAGCCCGGGTCCTCCCCCTGGTCAATTGGAAAGATATTGTTATTGACGAGACCGCCTCCACGGTGTTTCTTAAGCAGCCGGGTATGGGCCTTGATCTGGGGGCTATTGCCAAGGGCTATGCTGCGGATGAAGCTGTACGGATCGTTCGGGCAGCCGGGATAAAGCGGGCGCTCATCGACCTTGGGGGGAACATCCTCGTTTACGGCGCCAAGCGGGACCACAGCCCCTGGCGGGTGGGGATTCAGAATCCCCTGGAGGGGCGGGGCGCCTATTTCGGTATAGCGGAGGTCGAAAACAAAACCCTGGTAACATCCGGTGTCTATGAGCGATTTTTCGAGTCCGATGGTAAGCGCTATCACCACATCCTTTCTACCCGGGACGGGTATCCGGTAGACCAGGGCCTCCTTTCGGTAACAATTATCGGCCAGAGCTCTATAGACGCTGACGCCCTCTCCACAACCCTTTTTGCCCTGGGTTATGAAAAGGGCAGTATCCTCCTGGAATCTCTGGATAATACGGAGGTCATTTTTGTTTTTGCGGATCTGAGCGTCCGGGGCACATCCGGGGCTTTTGAACATTTTACCCTGACCGATGATGATTTTAAGATAATGGGTGGATTTTAAGATAAATGGTAGAAATTTGTGTATAATGGGGATATCATTAATGAGATCGTTTGGAGGAAAGGATATGAAAAAAGGTAAGTCCCCGGGGTTATTCATTTCCCTTTTGCTTATTACCATGCTTGCGGCCTGTTCCGGACGAAATTCGGGAACCAAGACCGCTGGGACCGATGATATTACGGTGGTCTTTGTGCCAAAGGTTACGGGTAACGCCTTTTTTGAGTCCGCCAACAAGGGCGCCCAGGAATACGCCGCCAAGAACGGCTTTAAAATAAAATACGATGGAAGTCCCGAGGCGCTTATTGAAAATCAGGTTGCCATCATTGAGCGGGCCATTGCGGAGAAGGCCCAGGCCCTCTCCATCTCTTCCCTGGACGCCAAAGCCCTGGATGGGGTGATGAAAAAAGCCTTGGCCGCGGGTATAAAGGTAACAACCTGGGACTCGGATGTCTCTGGCGATGCCCGGCAGATCATGGTTTCCCAGGGGACCCCGGATCAGCTGGGGAAAATGCTGGTGGAAATGGGGGCGAAAAGCCTGAGCGGCCGGGGTATCAACCTGGACGGCCCGGTAAGCTACGTCTGGCATTATTCCCAGGCGACGGTAACGGATCAAAATTCCTGGCAGGCCGCGGGGGAACGGTACATCCGCGCCGCCTATCCCAGTTGGCGGAATGTAAACCCCGATAACTATTACAGCGGCCAGGACCCGGATAAGGCCATCGCTGTTGGGGAGGAGATCCTGAAAACTCACCCCGCCATTGATTTGATCATCTGTAACGATTCTACCTCCCTGCCGGGTCAGGCCCAGGCGGCGAAGAACCTTGGCTTTAACGCAGGGAGTATAACTATCACCGGCTTTGCTTCACCTAACTCCATGCGGGACTACTGCAAGGAGGGTATTCTGGAGCGATGGGGCCTTTGGGATTGTCAGATCCAGGGCGCCCTGGGGTGTTACTTGGCCTATTATCTGGCAACGGGGAAACAGCTGCAGGTGGGCGGCCGGGTGGACGTACCGGATATCGGCATCGTCGAGGTGATGCCTAATACGGTTCTGGACAGCGCGGCCTATACATCCGTGGATTCCGGGGTAGTGCTCCTGCCGGCGCGTACGGAATTTACCATCAATAATGTGGATAACTATGATTTTTAGTTCTTCCGCCAAGGGGCTGCTCTTCAATCTATTTGTAAGCCTTCTCCTCGTGCTGGGTTTATCCGCCTGTTCAGTAAGCGAATCCGGCGGGGACAAACTGCAGGATGGATATTTCACAGCGGCGGCCGCAGAATTTGACGCCAATGGCTGGAAGGAGTGCATCACCATTTATATCGATAATAACCGGATAGTAACCGTGGAGTACAATGCAAAAAATGCCAGCGGCTTTCTCAAATCCTGGGATATGGAATACATGCGCCAGATGAGCGCCGTAGCGGGGAACTATCCTACCAAATACACCAGGGTTTATGCACAGGCCCTGCTAAACCGGCAGGATCCGGACAAAATTGACGCCCTCGCCGGGGCTACGCATTCCTATAAATCCTTTAAGGTTCTGGCTAGGGCAGTTATAGATCAGGCAAGGGCGGGGGATAAAAAAGTTGCCCTGGTCGAATTATCAGATTAGCAGGGACAGGGGAATGAAGCAGGAAAAAAGCATAACCACCAACATAGCCTTAACCGCGGTACTGGTAGTTGTTATTCTTACCGTAGGCCTGGTATCGGTTATGGTCTATTTTATGAATTCCCTCACCGATACAACCCTGATCCGTGTGCTGCAAACCACCGCTAAAACGGCGGCGGAAAGCGTTGAGGGGAACCTGCATAACATGGCGGATCGTTTTTTTATGATCCGCAGTAACGCTATATTTTCCGAACAGTTTTCTTCCCGCCGTTCTGTGTTGGACCATGCCACATCGGGTATTGAATTTGTATGGCTTGGCCTCTACCGGGCCGACGGCGTTCTCCAGGAGGGAAGTGAGAATTCCCCCCGTAGTATTTCTGACCGGGTACTTTTTGATAAGATCCGGGAAACCCGGAATCTGGTAATCGATGATACATCCGTGGGCGCCAACGGCCTGGAAATTTCTATGGGCATCCCCATCAACGAAACTGCGGCGCCCTTGTATCTGGTGGGAAGTTACCGCTACGACGTTCTGGGGGATGTGCTGAACAATA is a window from the Treponema primitia ZAS-1 genome containing:
- a CDS encoding right-handed parallel beta-helix repeat-containing protein translates to MKKILALTAVCCLFAGVLAAEPMRDRDYNGGPIPVEDAETGSYYVSVRGSDDQDGLGEDRAFKTLRKAVDAAKNSNTKRITIIGILDDKSEAAGNGESVFAIGDCGPDEILITGTGDGEQAAELRGGKEKRVLEIYGPAKLRFEYITVSGGNTDSIGGGIFFENSAELTLGTGVVVRDNHASEGGGLYGLTANLYLRGNAAIRNNTVSTDEAGGILLRSGSFFMGDNAEVSGNTGGGIVAWGSSVTIEGDARISNNSCEYIAAGLCLYISSDVILRGNAAVTGNTAGQSGGGIGGIQSVFVMLENSRISNNTAVHDGGGLYFVDSEIYVSGNAEITGNSAENDGGGIYAHDSVLAVRGASRIAENSAGDDGGGIYITGTEFFLGESASIEDNEAACGGGVCSELGAYSTMEDNSVVQGNSSSEQGGGGLCVGINAFMIMKGGIVRNNEAVYGGGVYIEGGGFKHSGGIISDNNAESGGGVFRRSGVFNQTKGILQDNAPDDFAESSE
- a CDS encoding substrate-binding domain-containing protein — translated: MKKGKSPGLFISLLLITMLAACSGRNSGTKTAGTDDITVVFVPKVTGNAFFESANKGAQEYAAKNGFKIKYDGSPEALIENQVAIIERAIAEKAQALSISSLDAKALDGVMKKALAAGIKVTTWDSDVSGDARQIMVSQGTPDQLGKMLVEMGAKSLSGRGINLDGPVSYVWHYSQATVTDQNSWQAAGERYIRAAYPSWRNVNPDNYYSGQDPDKAIAVGEEILKTHPAIDLIICNDSTSLPGQAQAAKNLGFNAGSITITGFASPNSMRDYCKEGILERWGLWDCQIQGALGCYLAYYLATGKQLQVGGRVDVPDIGIVEVMPNTVLDSAAYTSVDSGVVLLPARTEFTINNVDNYDF
- the leuB gene encoding 3-isopropylmalate dehydrogenase encodes the protein MSNYSIALVPGDGIGPEVVSLAVDVLDAVGDAYGHVFNYVELIAGGKAIDATGEPLPAETLEAAKQCDALLLGAVGGPKWDTLPGHLRPERALLGLRSGLGVYANLRPAALLPQLRLACPLKDEVLIASNSEGRPDFDLLIVRELTGGLYFGERGRSADGNSAFDTETYSKTEIERVLRVGYSAAKLRRKKLCVVDKANVLESSRLWREISIEIAKEYPDIETSYLYVDNCAMQLIRAPGQFDVIVTSNLFGDILSDEASVLTGSIGMLASASLAGAGGVPGGEPVMGIYEPIHGSAPDIAGKDIANPLAAILSAAMLLRYSFGLEKEAAAVEAAVSAVLDSGLRTKDIAGRSGTADKEKIVGTLEMGKAVLKALEGKQ
- the ilvD gene encoding dihydroxy-acid dehydratase, whose protein sequence is MRSDIVNKGVAKAPHRSLFKAMGFIDEEFNRPLIGIAVAKSEIVPGHMHLDTIAKAAADGVREAGGVPVQFPVIGVCDGIAMGHEGMRYSLVTRELIADSIECMVMAHGFDAVIYIPNCDKIVPGMLMAAARINLPGVFVSGGPMLAGKKDGKTLTLTTMFEAVGAVGAGKMDEAELYALEEAACPGCGSCSGMFTANSMNCVTEALGMALSGNGTIPAVMGERLRLAKRTGFLVMDVLKKDIRPRSIMTERAFMNALAMDMALGCSTNTALHLPAIAHEAGFKLDLDLLNKVSAVTPNLCRLAPAGSDAMEDLQAAGGIPAVFKELSKKALVDLRAPTVYGILEDVVKNAVNRDTNIIRPLENPYSATGGLAALRGNLAPDGSVVKRSAVAPSMLKHSGPARIFNAEEEAFDAIMGAKIKPGDVIVIRYEGPRGGPGMKEMLAPTGALAGMGLDDKVALITDGRFSGATKGAAIGHVSPEAADGGVIGLLQEGDIIDIDIDARSISVKLSEGELAKRREVWKPLPPKVQTGYLARYAKQVSSAASGAVFK
- a CDS encoding FAD:protein FMN transferase — protein: MRSTQRIGCLLCFILILFPGCSKPVPSQSEFILGTVCSVSLYDRGRQSVYREIFDRLREIESMMSANIENSDLGRINRASGIEAVAVHSDTITVLKRAVHFAELSDGAFDPSIGPLVKLWGIGSDAERVPAEHEIARVLPLVNWKDIVIDETASTVFLKQPGMGLDLGAIAKGYAADEAVRIVRAAGIKRALIDLGGNILVYGAKRDHSPWRVGIQNPLEGRGAYFGIAEVENKTLVTSGVYERFFESDGKRYHHILSTRDGYPVDQGLLSVTIIGQSSIDADALSTTLFALGYEKGSILLESLDNTEVIFVFADLSVRGTSGAFEHFTLTDDDFKIMGGF
- a CDS encoding major membrane immunogen; its protein translation is MIFSSSAKGLLFNLFVSLLLVLGLSACSVSESGGDKLQDGYFTAAAAEFDANGWKECITIYIDNNRIVTVEYNAKNASGFLKSWDMEYMRQMSAVAGNYPTKYTRVYAQALLNRQDPDKIDALAGATHSYKSFKVLARAVIDQARAGDKKVALVELSD
- a CDS encoding thiamine pyrophosphate-binding protein; protein product: MQYIGARILIEALIEQGVDTVFGYPGGAVLFIYDELYKHRDRIQHILVGHEQHAAHAADGYARSSGKVGVCIATSGPGATNLVTGIATAAMDSVPMVAITGNVSTNLLGKDSFQEVDIAGITMPVVKHNWIVKDVNALAETVREAFIVAQSGRPGPVLIDIPKDITAALGEWIPLRSNGKGPIKNIESISADKLAAGIIPEGADPSEIRGEDEVLSARARRLVTRNRRPTFTDEDIDRAVSLFREAKRPMIYAGGGVIISDASGELTQLAERLNAPVALSLMGVGAFPREHRLYTGLIGMHGTVASNKAVQKADLLIAVGARFSDRVTSSADHFAKGAKILHFDIDPAEVNKNVGAHAWVVGDIKKIIAKLLKVLPQHIKTDWEGNIEKWKEKIPKAHHSSSSILHPRFIIEETAKRLGYDAIVATDVGQHQIWTAQFYPFTRPRSFLTSGGLGTMGFGLGAAIGAKLANPKRPTVLFTGDGSFRMNCGELATLSSYQIPILIVIINNTVLGMVRQWQTLFYEERYSETILDRPPDFVKLADAYGLRGYHAENERTFIEALDFAMKDLSSGLSALIDARINRDEKVLPMVPGGRPIDEQILI
- the cimA gene encoding citramalate synthase — its product is MNSGKKSNSVEILDTTLRDGAQGEGISFSVQDKLAVVRALDELGVAWIEAGNPGSNPKDMEFFRLAGELRLKNSKLCAFGSTRKKDLKPEADPQVKSLLTANTPAVVIFGKSWDLHVREVLRVSPEENIAMIAETAAFLKAWGKTLIYDAEHFFDGWLANPDYALATVKAAIDAGADRIALCDTNGGCFPDTIAEGLRAVLALAAAAGSEALIGIHAHDDSGFANANTAAAVKAGARHIQGTLVGFGERCGNTSLAAVIPSIEIKLGYPCLPAGKLELLCDTTRAVAEIANVSVPDNLPYVGAHAFSHKAGMHADAIIKIRESFEHIDPALVGNDRHFLMSEVGGRSAIAERAKKIDPSITKDHPVTAALANKLKKLEAEGWQFEGADGSFELLVRRELVAQFPERHATLLPEPLFSIEAYRVVSEHPTGETLACSHAWVKVLVDGQHEIAAAEGDGPVNAMDGALRRALTRFYPELEKVRLSDYKVRVIDGIEATAAKVRVLIESTDGVNVWTTVGVSADIIDASRAALVDSIEYKLIGDMEKENNDE